The Streptomyces sp. 135 sequence GCCGCCGAGCACCACACGCCCGCGAACACGCCGGCGGGCACCGCACAGTCCCACGCCGACGACCCCGAACCGCTCGGCAACGACATCCTCGGCAACGACACCTCGGGCGACGACCCCCTCGGCGACGGCATGCTCGACGACGACATGCTCGGCAACCACACACGTGATGACGACCCGCGTGACGACGACCCGCGTGACGACAACCGACGTGACGACGACCGACGTGACCACGACATGCTCGGCAACCACACCCTGCCCAAGAACAACAACGAACAGCCCACCAACCAGCTCCCCGTCCTCGGCTCGCTTCTCGGTACCGTCGGCGGTCTGCTCGGCGGCCTGCTCGGCGGCGGCAGCGCGGCCTAGTGGGCGGACCCCACCGCCCACGGCGGGGCGGCCGACGCGCATCGTCCGCCCGAAGACACGGCGCGCCCCCAGCCTCGTCAGAGACCGGGGGCGCGCCGATGCCGCGGGTACGGGGCTCAGGCCGGGCCGGGAGCGCTCCGCCGCTGCTCCTCGACCTCTTCCGCCGCCTTGTAGGCGATGCCGTCGAGGATGTCGTGTTCGCTCACGACGACCTCCTCGGCGCCGGTCCTGTCCATGATCGCGAGCAGTACGAGGGCGCCCGACGCGATGACGTCGACGCGGCCCGCGTGCATCGCCGGGATCGCCGCGCGCTCGGCGTGCGTGGCCGTCATCAGGCGCTCCGTGATGGCGGCCACCCGCTCGTACGGGAGCCGGGTGTGGTGGATCGCGCGGCCGTCGTAGGTGTCGAGGCCGAGCTCGATCGCGGCGAGGGTGGTGACCGAGCCCGCGAGGCCGACGAGGGTGCGCGCGTCCTTGAGCGGCACCGTGCGCTCGGCGAGGTCCAGGGCCGCCTCGATGTCCGCGCGGACGGCGGCGAACTGCTCGCGGGTCGGCGGGTCCGCGACGACGCCGTCGTGCACGAGGTGGCGCTCGGTCATGCGGACGCAGCCGACGTCCACCGAGCGGGCGGCGAGGACCTCGTCCGTGCCGACCACGAACTCCGTGGAGCCGCCGCCGATGTCCACGACCAGATAGGGCTTGGCCAGGTCGTCGCGGCCCGCCAGCTCCTTGGTCGCGCCGGTGAAGGAGAACTCCGCCTCCTGCGCGCCGGTGATGACCTCCGGCTCGACGCCCAGGATGTCCAGGATGCCCTGGACGAACACGTCGCGGTTCTCCGCGTCACGGGAGGCGGAGGTGGCCACGAAGCGGACGCGCTCGGCGCCGTGCGTCTTGATGGCCTCGGCGTACTCGCGGCAGGCCGCGAAGGTGCGCTCAAGGGCCTCGGGGGCGAGGCGGCCGGTCCGGTCCACGCCCTGGCCGAGGCGGACGATCCTCATCCGCCGGTCCAGGTCGACGAGCGCGCCCGTGGCCGGGTCGGCGTCCGCCACCAGGAGGCGGATCGAGTTCGTGCCGCAGTCGATGGCGGCGACGCGGGTCACCCGTCCCCCTCGGGCGCGCACGGCGTGACGCAGGGCCCCTTGGCCCACCACTCGGGCAGCATCGCGATGGCCTCGTCGCCGAGCGGGTTCACGCCGGGCCCGGCGGCCAGGGAGTGGCCGACCAGGACGTGCAGGCACTTCACGCGGTCCGGCATGCCGCCCGCGCTCGGGAAGCCCTCCAGGACCTCGATGGCGTCGCGGCGCGCGATGTAGTCCTCGTGGGCCGCGCGGTAGGCGGCGGCCAGCTCGGGGTCGGTCGTGAGCCGCTCCGACATCTCCTTCATGACGCCGTTGGCCTCAAGGGTGCCGATCGCGGACGCGGCCCTCGGGCACGTCAGGTAGTACGTGGTCGGGAACGGCGTCCCGTCCGGGAGGCGCGGCGCCGTCTCGACGACGTCCGGCTGACCGCAGGGGCAGCGGTGCGCGATGGCCCGCAGGCCGCGCGGCGGGCGGCCGAGCTGCTGTTTGAAGGCCTCGACGTCGGCGTCGGTCGGCTCGGTGCGCTCAGTGGTCGGCGGGGGCGTGTCCATGCCTGTCTTTCCATCAGTGGGTCAGTCGTCGGAACGGTCGGTCTCACGGGGCCCTGTCGGCCCTGTCAGCCTTATCGGCCATCTCGGCCTTGTCAGCTTTGTCGACGCGTTCCCAGACGTTCGAGTACCAGGGGCGTGCGACCGCCCCCTGGTCCGCGCGCCGGCTCCTGGCCGCGGCGGGGTCGATCACCGTGAACCCGGTCTCGCCCGGCAGCACATAGTGCAGGCGGTCGCGGATCTGCTGCTGCGCGTACGCGTCGTCCTGCCAGCGGGCCTTCTCGTCGCGCAGCTTCTCGACGTCGGCCCGGTGCTCGGCCTGCTGCCGGCGCAGGTCGTCGATCTCG is a genomic window containing:
- a CDS encoding DUF501 domain-containing protein, with amino-acid sequence MDTPPPTTERTEPTDADVEAFKQQLGRPPRGLRAIAHRCPCGQPDVVETAPRLPDGTPFPTTYYLTCPRAASAIGTLEANGVMKEMSERLTTDPELAAAYRAAHEDYIARRDAIEVLEGFPSAGGMPDRVKCLHVLVGHSLAAGPGVNPLGDEAIAMLPEWWAKGPCVTPCAPEGDG
- a CDS encoding Ppx/GppA phosphatase family protein; translated protein: MTRVAAIDCGTNSIRLLVADADPATGALVDLDRRMRIVRLGQGVDRTGRLAPEALERTFAACREYAEAIKTHGAERVRFVATSASRDAENRDVFVQGILDILGVEPEVITGAQEAEFSFTGATKELAGRDDLAKPYLVVDIGGGSTEFVVGTDEVLAARSVDVGCVRMTERHLVHDGVVADPPTREQFAAVRADIEAALDLAERTVPLKDARTLVGLAGSVTTLAAIELGLDTYDGRAIHHTRLPYERVAAITERLMTATHAERAAIPAMHAGRVDVIASGALVLLAIMDRTGAEEVVVSEHDILDGIAYKAAEEVEEQRRSAPGPA
- a CDS encoding septum formation initiator family protein — protein: MAKAGTKDRFSTATRLRLLGEQTAERVYRSQTKRQARRSRLTGRAALLALVLCSLVVALAYPIRQYVSQRAEIDDLRRQQAEHRADVEKLRDEKARWQDDAYAQQQIRDRLHYVLPGETGFTVIDPAAARSRRADQGAVARPWYSNVWERVDKADKAEMADKADRADRAP